From a single Pasteurella atlantica genomic region:
- a CDS encoding VirK/YbjX family protein, whose amino-acid sequence MQNIYQWPLPHAIYPDRHNKSYRLKRFRYQLRSLLHRSKIKKFEEFVNQNPHLIEVLNTYPNYSYPVAHRFLDKRFNATERLNSMCENLTFLPNKLSELGHRPLWEEEINFGEVIADFDLRLKINEFQPMEGYWNLELYHKPSEQLIYLLTFGEIKQGLLIGVIQGPNQEGSKEIVKQLTKKCHGLRPAYLMVDAMKLFTQVLGYPSLFGIPQKYQNKSRFVRSKRFIVDYDAIFRESNGVLNDYWELPLNVESKNLEDIPSKKRSMYRKRYAMLQQLQLSMKEKLTLS is encoded by the coding sequence ATGCAAAATATATATCAATGGCCTTTGCCTCACGCAATTTATCCAGATAGACATAACAAATCTTATCGTTTAAAACGATTTCGTTATCAACTGCGTTCGTTGCTACATCGTTCGAAAATCAAAAAATTTGAAGAATTTGTTAATCAAAATCCTCATTTAATAGAAGTACTGAATACATACCCAAACTATAGTTACCCTGTCGCGCATCGTTTTTTAGATAAGCGTTTTAATGCGACAGAGCGTTTAAATTCAATGTGTGAAAATCTAACTTTTTTACCGAACAAATTGTCAGAACTAGGGCATCGACCATTATGGGAAGAAGAAATTAATTTTGGTGAAGTGATTGCCGATTTTGATCTTCGTCTTAAAATTAATGAATTTCAACCAATGGAAGGGTATTGGAATTTAGAGCTATATCATAAACCAAGCGAACAATTAATTTACTTACTGACATTTGGCGAAATAAAACAAGGTTTATTGATTGGTGTTATTCAAGGGCCTAATCAAGAAGGCTCTAAAGAGATTGTAAAACAATTAACCAAAAAGTGTCACGGTTTAAGACCTGCCTATTTAATGGTAGATGCAATGAAATTATTCACTCAAGTACTGGGTTATCCGTCTTTATTTGGTATTCCTCAAAAATATCAAAATAAATCTCGTTTTGTTCGAAGTAAACGTTTTATTGTTGATTATGATGCTATTTTTAGAGAAAGTAATGGTGTTTTAAATGATTATTGGGAATTACCTCTCAACGTAGAAAGTAAAAATTTAGAAGACATTCCAAGTAAAAAACGCTCAATGTATCGTAAACGCTATGCAATGTTGCAACAATTACAATTATCAATGAAAGAGAAATTAACGCTCTCTTAA